TAGGCGGTTCAAATTCGTTCACCACACCCTCCCATCCCGACCTAAAATCTCCCCCGCCCCCTGCTCGATCAAACCCTTTGCAACGCGCACGCCCAACTGCTCGGCAGATAATGCGTGTCCTTCTGCCCTCTCTGACATCACCTGACGTCCATCGGGAGTGGCAACAACGCCCGACAGCAACAGAACGTCAATAGAAGCCGCGTCAAAAACCGCATAGCCTCCAATCGGAACGCGACAACTCCCCCCCAATGTCGCCAGCATCGCGCGCTCTGCGGTAACAGCCTGTTGCGTTTCAACGCAATTCAAAACACCGACGAGTTCTGTAATCCGCTCATCCTCTTCTCGTATTTCTATCCCCAGCGCGGCCTGCCCGGGCGCGGGCAAACAGATATTCGGGTCGATAAAATCCGCAATGCGGTCTCCCAACCCCAACCGCTTCAAACCCGCTGCGGCTAAAATAATACCATCTAAATTTCCCGTTTCGAGCTTTTTGACGCGCGTATCCACATTCCCTCGAATCGCCACAAAATTCAAATCCGGACGCACGTGTTTCAATTGTGCCTGTCGCCGCAAACTGCCCGTTGCAACCGTCGCGCCTTCTGGCAAAGCTCGAAACACCCAATTATTTTTGCTGACCAGTACATCTCGTACATCTTCGCGCGCACTCACGGCGCCCAAAACCAATCCCTCTGGCAATCTGGTCGGCAAATCTTTCAAACTGTGAACCGCCAGATCAATGCTACCCGACAGCAGCGCGTGCTCAATCTCCTTTGTCCACACCTCTT
The nucleotide sequence above comes from Gemmatimonadota bacterium. Encoded proteins:
- the hemC gene encoding hydroxymethylbilane synthase, translated to MKVVIGSRGSALALWQANWAKRKLASAYPDLSIEIEVIKTEGDRLSETPVSQIGGKEVWTKEIEHALLSGSIDLAVHSLKDLPTRLPEGLVLGAVSAREDVRDVLVSKNNWVFRALPEGATVATGSLRRQAQLKHVRPDLNFVAIRGNVDTRVKKLETGNLDGIILAAAGLKRLGLGDRIADFIDPNICLPAPGQAALGIEIREEDERITELVGVLNCVETQQAVTAERAMLATLGGSCRVPIGGYAVFDAASIDVLLLSGVVATPDGRQVMSERAEGHALSAEQLGVRVAKGLIEQGAGEILGRDGRVW